The following are from one region of the Carassius gibelio isolate Cgi1373 ecotype wild population from Czech Republic chromosome A13, carGib1.2-hapl.c, whole genome shotgun sequence genome:
- the cxcl12a gene encoding chemokine (C-X-C motif) ligand 12a (stromal cell-derived factor 1): protein MDLKLIVIFALMAVVIHAPVSNAKPISLVERCWCRSTINTVPQRSIRELKFLHTPNCPFQVIAKLKNNKEVCINPETKWLQQYLRNAVNRMKKAQQQQS, encoded by the exons ATGGATCTGAAACTAATCGTAATATTCGCTCTGATGGCGGTCGTCATTCATGCACCGGTTTCAAATG CCAAGCCAATTAGCCTGGTAGAGAGATGCTGGTGCCGTTCCACAATCAACACAGTCCCACAGAGAAGCATTCGCGAGCTCAAGTTCCTCCACACACCAAACTGCCCCTTCCAAGTCAT TGCTAAACTGAAGAACAACAAGGAGGTGTGCATTAACCCAGAGACCAAATGGCTGCAACAGTACCTGAGGAATGCCGTGAACAG AATGAAAAAAGCCCAACAACAGCAGAGCTAA